Proteins co-encoded in one Aspergillus flavus chromosome 2, complete sequence genomic window:
- a CDS encoding putative heterochromatin protein — MPPPVENLSDDESTGESIPYNDAKEDRDSGAENQEDNDEEVEEEDEEGVYVVEKILGHDFAKNGTLLLQVKWKGYDDPADETMEPEENLLEGAKDLVEEYYRAQGGRPEKPQRGKRKSMTGPKQTTEKSEPKRRRKSRAEAATETPDEDDDLPNWVPRSKNWENEVQSVDTILRDAETSTLIAYLHWKNGKKSKVSLETCYEKCPRKMLKFYEEHL, encoded by the exons ATGCCGC CGCCCGTAGAAAACCTTTCCGACGACGAGTCGACCGGAGAATCTATCCCTTATAATGACGCGAAAGAAGACCGTGACTCAGGCGCCGAAAACCAGGAAGACAatgatgaggaggtggaggaggaagatgaggagggcGT CTATGTCGTTGAAAAGATTCTCGGTCATGACTTCGCCAAGAAT GGAACTCTCCTCCTGCAAGTGAAATGGAAAGGCTACGATGACCCTGCAGATGAGACCATGGAGCCGGAGGAGAACCTGCT GGAGGGCGCAAAAGATCTGGTAGAAGAATACTACCGTGCCCAAGGTGGTCGGCCTGAGAAACCCCAACGGGGCAAGCGCAAGTCCATGACTGGGCCAAAGCAGACAACAGAGAAAAGTGAACCTAAAAGGCGAAGAAAGTCCCGAGCGGAAGCTGCCACCGAAACtccagatgaagatgatgatctgcCTAATTGGGTTCCCCGGTCCAAGAACTGGGAGAACGAGGTGCAAAGTGTTGACACAATTCTGCGCGATGCGGAAACTTCGACGTTAATTGCATATCTCCACTGGAAGAACGGAAAGAAGTCCAAAGTCTCCCTTGAGACCTGTTATGAGAAATGCCCCAGAAAG ATGCTCAAATTTTACGAGGAGCATTTGTAA
- a CDS encoding chaperonin complex component, TCP-1 epsilon subunit (t-complex protein 1 subunit epsilon), with the protein MAMQLDLSQASVMKDEQGRPFIVVRDQGKKKRQHGTDAVKSHIVAAKTVANIVKTSLGPRGLDKILISPDGDITVTNDGATILSQMEITNNVAKLLVELSKSQDEEIGDGTTGVVVLAAAMLEQASDLIDKGIHPIRIADGYDQACEIAVAELDKISDEIPFTKEDTSNLLKVAKTSLGSKIVSKSHDQFAKIAIDAVLSVADLERKDVDFELIKVDGKVGGALEDSMLVKGVIVDKDFSHPQMPDEVKDAKLAILTCPFEPPKPKTKHKLDITSVEEFKKLQDYEREKFTEMIQHLKDSGANLVICQWGFDDEANHLLLQNNLPAVRWVGGPEIELIAIATNGRIVPRFEDLNAEKLGTAGSVREMTFGTTREKMLVIEDCANSRAVTVFVRGSNKMIIDEAKRSLHDALCVVRNLVRDNRVVYGGGAAEIACSIAVEDAAVKSPGIEQYAMRAFADALDAVPLALAENSGLSPIETLASIKSRQVKEKNTRLGVDCMMTGNNDMREHFAIDPLIGKRQQLLLATQLCRMVLKINNVIISGDDEQEF; encoded by the exons ATGGCGATGC AGCTTGATTTGTCTCAAG CTTCTGTGATGAAAGATGAACAGGGCCGGCCGTTCATCGTCGTTCGAGA ccagggaaagaagaagagacaacACGGCACCGATGCTGTGAAATCACATATTGTTGCGGCCAAAACCGTTGCCAACATTGTCAAGACTTCTCTG GGTCCTCGTGGTCTTGACAAGATTCTTATTTCCCCAGATGGCGATATCACCGTGACCAATGACGGCGCAACCATTCTGTCCCAG ATGGAAATCACAAACAATGTTGCTAAGCTGCTAGTAGAACTTTCAAAGTctcaagatgaagaaatcggCGATGGAACAACGGGTGTTGTCGTCCTGGCGGCAGCCATGTTGGAGCAGGCATCTGACCTGATCGATAAGGGCATCCACCCAATTCGGATCGCAGATGGCTATGATCAAGCCTGCGAGATTGCCGTTGCAGAGCTCGATAAGATTAGTGACGAGATCCCTTTTACCAAGGAGGACACTTCCAACCTACTGAAGGTTGCAAAGACTAGTCTGGGCAGCAAAAT TGTTTCCAAATCTCACGATCAGTTCGCCAAGATCGCTATCGATGCCGTCCTCTCCGTTGCTGATCTCGAGCGTAAAGATGTTGATTTCGAGTTGATCAAGGTCGACGGAAAAGTGGGCGGTGCTCTCGAAGATTCTATGCTCGTCAAGGGTGTTATTGTCGATAAGGACTTCTCTCACCCTCAGATGCCCGATGAAGTCAAGGATGCTAAATTGGCAATTTTGACCTGCCCGTTCGAGCCCCCCAAGCCGAAGACGAAGCATAAGCTTGACATTACATCGGTTGAGGAGTTCAAGAAGCTGCAAGATTATGAAAGAGAGAAGTTCACGGAGATGATCCAACACCTGAAAGACTCTGGAGCCAACTTGGTTATTTGTCAATGGGGTTTCGATGATGAAGCAaaccatctccttcttcagaaCAATCTCCCAGCCGTCCGCTGGGTTGGTGGTCCTGAGATTGAGCTCATTGCTATTGCCACGAACGGTCGTATTGTTCCTCGCTTTGAGGACTTGAATGCAGAGAAGCTTGGAACAGCAGGTAGTGTCCGGGAAATGACGTTCGGTACCACCCGCGAGAAGATGCTTGTTATTGAAGATTGCGCCAACAGCCGTGCTGTCACTGTCTTTGTGCGTGGTAGCAACAAGATG ATCATTGATGAAGCTAAGCGATCACTACACGATGCTCTCTGCGTTGTACGTAACCTGGTGCGAGACAACCGCGTTGTgtatggtggtggtgctgctgAGATTGCCTGCTCTATTGCCGTGGAAGATGCCGCCGTCAAG AGTCCCGGAATTGAGCAGTACGCCATGCGCGCCTTCGCCGATGCCCTGGATGCCGTGCCATTGGCACTCGCTGAGAACTCCGGTCTGAGCCCGATTGAGACGCTTGCCTCGATCAAATCTCGCCAGGTCAAGGAGAAAAACACACGGTTGGGAGTTGACTGTATGATGACTGGCAACAACG ACATGCGGGAGCACTTTGCTATTGATCCCCTGATTGGAAAGAGGCAACAACTTTTGCTCGCGACCCAGCTCTGCCGTATGGTCCTTAAG ATTAACAACGTCATTATTTCCGGTGATGATGAGCAGGAGTTCTAG
- a CDS encoding uncharacterized protein (of unknown function-domain containing protein), producing MPSRLTTPVVTVDTAKIHKVDTANAQSLHGMWMVFSKCADYMEEGRRLENLSWRLWTRETFCVEPATSNDASVLPLLRQESADMPELSASVESAASEQAERIEHHIKRPKCEIKPAVVRDDSLASLGRGKEKHITSMGLERMVLNIKEKKDLEPISSAMATVSPPVVDITPRPSTPTPTPPSESTARRTPSPSPSFPVIQQPNHSTESCSTTAPDCNDSDAANANASDTSVSSSGILPSRCELIKSPSIIRGFSPSLISSSYRSQPRMAAEPSPAKASAQLKPTPFKKKGGMFTLGGSSGDDDESSFEDRMVLRGPHRSSLSDELSKSGTMQPSPKKKVTSFKEHDGTIKPVKEPSGDNDEDAIESEDEVDESAIEDEDSDWEDSITESGRSSLDERDMFQRVDSRPNLVSRRSLLTMMMHQPTKMGAPTRSSPALQRSRLTSPNGPSIPASPPEDDEDNLTMRGPGVPRSKPIVMKPTPQSVAHSPRTTRRNMLATELTESLRRHLLWERQQKSATANAFLKRRHTAHDMANLQEYPNPKGAQKGQGVGVSNPGADKDKDMAKTASFNQYTDFGPWEYHAKGW from the exons ATGCCTTCACGTTTAACTACTCCTGTCGTCACGGTGGACACGGCGAAGATCCACAAGGTGGACACGGCCAATGCGCAAAGCCTTCATGGAATGTGGATGG TCTTTTCGAAATGTGCAGATTACATGGAAGAGGGCCGTCGTCTTGAAAACCTAAGCTGGAGACTATGGACACGTGAGACTTTCTGTGTGGAGCCGGCGACATCGAACGATGCCTCGGTTTTGCCACTGCTTCGTCAGGAGTCTGCAGACATGCCAGAACTTTCTGCCAGTGTTGAATCTGCTGCGTCTGAGCAAGCTGAGAGAATTGAGCACCATATCAAACGCCCTAAGTGTGAGATCAAGCCTGCCGTTGTGCGTGACGATTCTTTGGCAAGTCTTGGCCgcggaaaagaaaagcatatCACATCAATGGGTCTGGAACGCATGGTACTTAAcatcaaagagaagaaggacctcGAACCTATCTCTTCCGCAATGGCTACAGTCTCGCCCCCTGTCGTTGATATTACGCCTCGGCCATCTACTCCAACCCCTACCCCTCCCTCTGAGTCAACTGCGAGACGAACACCCTCGCCGTCTCCGTCATTTCCTGTCATTCAGCAGCCGAATCACTCTACAGAGTCTTGTTCGACCACTGCACCAGATTGCAACGACAGTGATGCTGCTAATGCCAATGCCTCCGATACTAGCGTGTCTTCCTCCGGTATTCTTCCATCCCGATGCGAGTTGATCAAGTCTCCCAGCATTATCCGTGGCTTCTCGCCTTCTCTGATCTCGTCGTCTTATCGATCGCAGCCTAGAATGGCAGCTGAACCCAGCCCCGCAAAGGCTTCCGCACAACTAAAGCCGACACCCTTCAAAAAGAAGGGTGGAATGTTTACATTGGGCGGTTCTTCaggtgatgacgatgagagCTCTTTTGAGGACCGCATGGTTTTGCGTGGTCCCCATCGTAGTTCTCTCTCCGACGAATTATCCAAGTCTGGAACTATGCAACCTAGTCCTAAAAAGAAGGTCACTTCGTTCAAGGAACATGATGGCACGATAAAGCCTGTCAAGGAGCCCTCTGGAGacaatgatgaagatgctATCGAGAGCGAGGACGAGGTTGACGAGAGTGCtattgaagatgaggatTCTGACTGGGAGGACTCTATCACAGAGAGCGGACGCTCGAGTCTCGATGAGAGAGACATGTTCCAGCGGGTCGATTCAAGGCCTAACCTTGTCTCGCGACGCTCCCtcttgacaatgatgatgcatCAGCCAACTAAAATGGGAGCTCCTACGCGCTCCAGTCCAGCCTTGCAACGGTCGCGTTTGACATCACCAAACGGCCCATCCATCCCCGCCTCGCCGcctgaagacgatgaggataACTTGACGATGCGTGGCCCAGGTGTCCCTCGATCGAAGCCCATAGTCATGAAACCTACTCCGCAGTCAGTCGCTCACTCGCCGAGGACCACGCGACGGAACATGCTTGCCACCGAACTCACGGAGTCACTCCGACGCCATTTACTTTGGGAACGACAGCAGAAGAGTGCGACTGCCAATGCCTTCCTCAAGCGACGACACACTGCACATGACATGGCAAACTTGCAGGAATATCCCAATCCTAAGGGGGCACAAAAGGGACAGGGTGTTGGCGTGTCCAACCCGGGTGcagacaaggacaaggatatGGCGAAGACAGCTTCTTTCAATCAATATACTGACTTTGGTCCGTGGGAGTACCACGCTAAGGGTTGGTAA